From a single Brettanomyces bruxellensis chromosome 7, complete sequence genomic region:
- the GET3 gene encoding Golgi to ER traffic- protein (BUSCO:EOG092631UM), translated as MEDTDLVVEPSLKEVVLEDSLKWIFVGGKGGVGKTTTSSSISIQMALNHPDKNYLLISTDPAHNLSDAFDQKFGKDARVVEGLPNLSCMEIDPSGTLEEFATNNKLGINPQDPLTNVMTEVTGSIPGIDEAFSFMEVLKHIKKQKHPDESKVQFETIIFDTAPTGHTLRFLQLPHTLETLLDKFNDISGRLGPLMGMLGGEQKQELFGKLAQIKEEVSEVNKQFQNPDLTTFVCVCISEFLSLYETERLIQDLMKYHMDVNTIVVNQLLFADDDQCKRCKSRWKMQKKYLDQMDELYEDYHLVKMPLCGNEIRGLSNLKKFSKFLLKPYDPKADSDIIFSIDAK; from the coding sequence ATGGAAGACACAGATCTGGTGGTCGAGCCATCATTGAAAGAGGTGGTTCTCGAAGATTCCCTCAAGTGGATATTTGTTGGAGGTAAAGGTGGAGTTGGAAAAACTACAACATCCTCATCTATTTCGATCCAGATGGCACTAAACCACCCGGACAAGAATTATCTTCTCATCTCAACAGATCCTGCACACAATCTTTCCGATGCATTTGACCAAAAGTTCGGAAAAGATGCCAGAGTTGTTGAAGGTTTGCCAAACTTGTCATGTATGGAAATCGACCCATCAGGAACTCTGGAGGAGTTTGCCACCAACAACAAGCTGGGAATCAACCCTCAGGACCCTCTAACAAACGTGATGACTGAGGTTACGGGTTCGATTCCCGGAATCGACGAGGCTTTTTCGTTTATGGAGGTTTTGAAGCACATcaagaagcagaagcatCCAGATGAGAGCAAGGTGCAATTTGAGACCATCATCTTTGATACAGCACCAACAGGACACACGCTTCGTTTTTTGCAGCTTCCACACACCCTAGAGACGTTACTGGACAAGTTTAATGACATTAGTGGCAGATTAGGACCACTAATGGGCATGCTTGGAGGCGAACAAAAGCAGGAGTTGTTCGGAAAGCTTGCACAGATAAAGGAGGAGGTTTCGGAGGTCAACAAGCAGTTCCAGAATCCAGATCTCACCACCTTTGTTTGTGTTTGCATATCTGAGTTCCTATCCCTATACGAGACCGAGAGGTTGATCCAGGACTTGATGAAGTATCACATGGATGTCAACACTATAGTGGTGAACCAGCTTCTTTTcgctgatgatgatcagTGCAAGAGATGCAAATCTCGTTGGAAAATGCAGAAGAAGTACCTTGACCAGATGGATGAGCTTTATGAGGACTACCACTTGGTGAAGATGCCTTTGTGCGGCAATGAAATCCGTGGCTTGAGcaacttgaagaagttcTCCAAGTTTTTGTTGAAGCCATACGATCCAAAGGCTGACAGTgatattatattttctataGATGCCAAATGA
- a CDS encoding uncharacterized protein (BUSCO:EOG09262FJB), producing MPEYICQRCKLPLTLDKSLEDISDAQRRLLTTNYTQRPKSVLNNITEGAKYAGVDWHDSEGNESEFLDTNSVFISEERRALLNEALANSNGKPLINRQAGIDSSTEDDGSFVVLKEERDAKNEDTGIGERTKESEATTLSSKSKTHKTDKQSIEDQQTIEDQHAISDRVNTFTNMFNIISSKYELDYPVCSDCANAMIKEMENKLNQLTEEKNMYVEFLRKLQRQNGPNNEKSAEDLKKYEKLEKEEQSLLQQIKEAEEKGKQLKKELTDAEVELGEVEKKENECYLQRNEYEMKLRSSMDDLGRAKSMYQSNMDQLDTLRKANVFTDTFDITFDGPVGRINELRLGIADDKSISWNEINAALGHIVLLLSVCIRILNISIPEYILVPMGSTSRIERIEKDKNDPDKKLKKVFDLYSVGEFSLGRIFTHNKLDAGMMALLDVIRRIADELKKISPENELPFRMSKNKIGGHSICPSARQSNEDWTEACKYLLTNVKWILTLSMGHYQSV from the coding sequence ATGCCGGAATATATCTGCCAGCGATGCAAACTTCCATTAACGCTTGATAAGTCTCTTGAAGATATAAGCGATGCCCAAAGACGATTATTGACAACAAACTACACACAGAGGCCAAAAAGTGTTCTAAACAATATTACAGAAGGTGCAAAGTATGCAGGTGTTGATTGGCATGATAGTGAAGGGAATGAAAGCGAGTTTTTGGATACGAATTCGGTTTTTATATCCGAAGAACGAAGGGCTCTTTTAAATGAAGCGTTAGCAAACAGTAACGGAAAGCCGTTGATAAACAGGCAGGCAGGCATAGATAGTTCTACAGAGGACGATGGGTCGTTTGTAGTtctcaaagaagaaagggATGCAAAAAACGAGGATACTGGAATTGGTGAAAGGACgaaagaaagtgaagcGACAACTTTAAGTTCAAAAAGCAAGACACACAAGACGGATAAGCAGTCGATAGAAGATCAGCAGACAATAGAAGATCAGCACGCAATAAGCGATCGCGTGAATACATTTACAAACATGTTCAACATTATATCGTCAAAATACGAGCTAGACTATCCCGTGTGTAGCGATTGTGCCAATGCAATGATCAAAGAGATGGAGAACAAACTTAATCAACTAACCGAGGAGAAAAACATGTATGTTGAGTTTTTGAGAAAACTGCAGCGGCAAAATGGGCCAAACAACGAGAAATCTGCCGAGgacttgaagaaatacGAGAAACTAGAGAAGGAGGAGCAAAGCTTACTGCAGCAAATCAAAGAGGCCGAGGAAAAGGGAAAgcagttgaagaaagagctCACAGATGCAGAGGTGGAGTTGGGAGAGgtagaaaagaaggaaaatgagTGTTACCTGCAGAGAAACGAGTACGAGATGAAGCTCAGAAGCAGCATGGATGATCTAGGAAGAGCAAAATCCATGTATCAGTCAAACATGGACCAACTAGACACTCTCAGAAAAGCTAATGTGTTTACAGATACATTTGATATTACGTTTGACGGACCGGTTGGGCGGATAAACGAGCTCAGGCTTGGCATAGCCGACGATAAAAGCATCTCTTGGAATGAAATCAATGCTGCCTTGGGCCATAtagttcttcttctttccgtTTGCATCCGAATATTGAATATTAGCATTCCCGAGTACATTCTCGTGCCAATGGGGTCGACATCTCGAATTGAGCGGAttgaaaaggataaaaacGATCCGGACAAGAAGCTCAAGAAGGTTTTCGATCTTTACAGTGTGGGAGAGTTCTCACTTGGCCGAATATTCACACACAATAAACTAGATGCCGGAATGATGGCTCTTCTAGATGTCATCAGGAGAATTGCAGAtgagttgaaaaaaatcagTCCTGAAAACGAACTTCCTTTTCGAATGTCAAAGAACAAAATTGGGGGGCACAGCATTTGCCCATCGGCCCGTCAATCTAACGAGGACTGGACTGAGGCCTGCAAGTACCTGTTAACGAATGTTAAGTGGATTTTGACGCTAAGTATGGGACATTACCAAAGCGTGTGA